One region of Oryza sativa Japonica Group chromosome 5, ASM3414082v1 genomic DNA includes:
- the LOC107281059 gene encoding protein MAIN-LIKE 1-like produces MEHFPGLEDFYEEKHRAPQIASGERLKTLRVRGHTAHILFDDRYVPYLRRAKLLAFVTMAQRPVPLYNAAALTALVDRWRPETHTFHLPCGELTVTLEDVAMILGLPIRGQAVTGDTASGNWRERVEEYLGLEPPVAPDGQRQTKTSGVPLSWLRANFGQCPAEADEATVQRYCRAYVLYIFGSILFPDSGGDMASWMWLPLLADWDEAGTFSWGSAALAWLYRQLCDACRRQGGDANLAGCVWLLQVWMWMRLPVGRPMWRTHQAWPHQDADRRPTVAHLWESVPSPVVGRRNLAYYHYTNEMDYLQPEHVVWMPYQAQEVLELELNPMCHIEDALKTLRCPLICFYAVEFQMCHRVMRQFGRLQTIPHRFSTSIDLHKLVISLNNFYAETTAAMSEVGSKARLQVD; encoded by the exons ATGGAGCACTTTCCGGGGTTGGAGGATTTCTACGAGGAGAAGCACCGGGCCCCACAGATTGCCAGCGGAGAG CGCTTGAAGACCCTTCGAGTCAGAGGTCACACGGCGCACATACTGTTCGACGACCGGTACGTCCCGTACCTACGGCGGGCTAAGCTCTTGGCGTTCGTGACCATGGCGCAGCGACCGGTGCCTCTGTACAACGCCGCTGCTCTGACGGCCCTAGTGGACCGGTGGCGTCCAGAGACACACACCTTCCACCTACCGTGCGGGGAGCTGACGGTCACTCTGGAGGACGTCGCCATGATCCTGGGTCTTCCTATCCGGGGTCAGGCGGTCACAG GTGACACAGCGTCGGGGAACTGGAGGGAGAGGGTCGAGGAGTACCTTGGTCTGGAGCCTCCAGTGGCACCTGATGGTCAGAGGCAGACAAAGACATCAGGGGTTCCTTTGAGTTGGTTGCGAGCCAACTTTGGTCAGTGTCCCGCTGAGGCAGACGAGGCTACAGTACAGCGATACTGCAGGGCGTACGTGCTGTACATCTTCGGCAGTATTCTGTTCCCTGACTCTGGTGGAGATATGGCTTCTTGGATGTGGCTGCCGTTGCTCGCGGACTGGGACGAGGCGGGTACCTTCAGCTGGGGGTCGGCTGCCCTAGCCTGGTTGTACCGGCAACTCTGTGATGCTTGCCGAAGGCAAGGCGGGGACGCGAACCTAGCAGgctgtgtttggttgctacag GTTTGGATGTGGATGAGGCTTCCAGTTGGTCGGCCCATGTGGAGGACCCATCAGGCTTGGCCGCACCAGGATGCAGACCGACGTCCCACTGTAGCTCACCTGTGGGAATCGGTCCCATCTCCAGTAGTAGGCCGCAGGAATTTGGCGTACTACCACTACACAAACGAGATGGACTACCTACAGCCAGAACAT GTGGTGTGGATGCCATATCAGGCACAGGAAGTGCTCGAGCTAGAACTGAATCCCATGTGCCATATAGAGGATGCGTTGAAGACCCTACGGTGCCCACTGATCTGCTTCTATGCAGTGGAGTTCCAGATGTGCCACCGCGTGATGCGGCAATTCGGGAGGCTTCAAACAATCCCGCACCGTTTCTCCACGAGTATCGACCTACACAAGTTAGTAATTTCACTTAACAATTTTTATGCAGAGACTACGGCAGCGATGTCGGAAGTTGGCAGCAAGGCTCGGCTGCAGGTCGACTGA
- the LOC9268442 gene encoding uncharacterized protein has product MEARCGGLAVVAVRRPLQPRDTNVVASPAAALAGKAAKGKGKGKGTARAASSPPSVRSYAKAGGCRVGLREVSLAEELEKARERRGRMRAAREVTGRALEERAAALRREAREWERRADEQRRLVAELMRLIGMPEVYTPVESLRSKEERKRKEGIAHSGSLDTASSLLDDVRESCCDRESEGATTETSS; this is encoded by the exons ATGGAGGCGCGATGCGggggcctcgccgtcgtcgccgtgcggCGGCCGCTGCAGCCGCGGGACACCAACGTGGTGGCCTCCCCAGCCGCGGCGCTCGCCGGGAAGGCggcgaaggggaaggggaaggggaaggggacggcgagggcggcgtcgtctccgccgtcggTGAGGTCGTACGCGAAGGCCGGGGGATGCAGGGTGGGGTTGAGGGAGGTGTCGCTGGCGGAGGAGCTGGAGAaggcgcgggagcggcggggCCGGATGCGCGCGGCGAGGGAGGTGACGGGGAGGGCCCTGGAGGAGCGCGCCGCGGCGCTGCGGCGGGAGGCGAGGGAGTGGGAGCGGCGGGCCGACGAGCAGCGGCGCCTCGTCGCGGAGCTCATGCGGCTGATCGGCATGCCGGAG GTTTACACTCCAGTGGAATCACTGAGATCgaaggaagagaggaagagaaaggaAGGGATTGCGCACTCTGGTTCGCTG GATACTGCATCGTCATTGCTGGATGATGTTAGGGAGAGTTGCTGTGATCGGGAATCGGAGGGAGCAACGACTGAAACTAGCTCTTGA
- the LOC4338409 gene encoding trans-cinnamate 4-monooxygenase-like: protein MDALLVEKVLLGLFVAAVLALVVAKLTGKRLRLPPGPAGAPIVGNWLQVGDDLNHRNLMALARRFGDILLLRMGVRNLVVVSSPDLAKEVLHTQGVEFGSRTRNVVFDIFTGKGQDMVFTVYGDHWRKMRRIMTVPFFTNKVVAQNRAGWEEEARLVVEDVRRDPAAATSGVVIRRRLQLMMYNDMFRIMFDRRFDSVDDPLFNKLKAFNAERSRLSQSFEYNYGDFIPVLRPFLRRYLARCHQLKSQRMKLFEDHFVQERKRVMEQTGEIRCAMDHILEAERKGEINHDNVLYIVENINVAAIETTLWSIEWGIAELVNHPSIQSKVREEMASVLGGAAVTEPDLERLPYLQAVVKETLRLRMAIPLLVPHMNLADGKLAGYDIPAESKILVNAWFLANDPKRWVRPDEFRPERFLEEEKAVEAHGNDFRFVPFGVGRRSCPGIILALPIIGITLGRLVQSFDLLPPPGMDKVDTTEKPGQFSNQILKHATVVCKPIDA, encoded by the exons atggacgCCCTCCTCGTGGAGAAGGTCCTCCTGGGCCTGTTCGTGGCGGCGGTGCTGGCCCTAGTGGTGGCCAAGCTCACCGGGAAGAGGCTCCGCCTCCCGCCCGGCCCCGCCGGCGCGCCCATCGTCGGCAACTGGCTCCAGGTCGGCGACGACCTCAACCACCGCAACCTGATGGCGCTGGCGCGGCGGTTCGGCgacatcctcctcctccgcatgGGCGTCCGCAACCTGGTGGTGGTGTCCAGCCCGGACCTCGCCAAGGAGGTGCTCCACACCCAGGGCGTCGAGTTCGGCTCCCGCACCCGCAACGTGGTGTTCGACATCTTCACCGGGAAGGGGCAGGACATGGTGTTCACCGTGTACGGCGACCACTGGCGCAAGATGCGGCGGATCATGACGGTGCCCTTCTTCACCAACAAGGTGGTGGCCCAGAACCGCGCGGgttgggaggaggaggcgaggctgGTGGTGGAGGACGTCCGCCGCGACCCCGccgcggcgacctccggcgtGGTGATCCGGCGAAGGTTGCAGCTGATGATGTACAACGACATGTTCCGCATCATGTTCGACCGCCGTTTCGACAGCGTGGACGACCCGCTCTTCAACAAGCTCAAGGCCTTCAACGCGGAGCGCAGCCGCCTCTCGCAGAGCTTCGAGTACAACTACGGTGACTTCATCCCCGTCCTCCGCCCCTTCCTCCGCCGCTACCTCGCACGCTGCCACCAGCTCAAGTCCCAGCGCATGAAGCTCTTCGAGGACCACTTCGTCCAGGAACGCAA GAGAGTGATGGAACAGACTGGTGAGATCCGGTGCGCCATGGACCACATCCTCGAGGCCGAGAGGAAGGGCGAGATCAACCACGACAACGTCCTCTACATCGTCGAGAACATCAACGTTGCTG CTATCGAGACGACGCTGTGGTCGATCGAATGGGGAATCGCGGAGCTGGTGAACCACCCGAGCATCCAGTCGAAGGTGCGGGAGGAGATGGCGTCGGTgctgggcggcgcggcggtgacgGAGCCGGACCTGGAGCGGCTGCCGTACCTGCAGGCGGTGGTGAAGGAGACGCTGCGGTTGCGCATGGCGATCCCGCTGCTGGTGCCGCACATGAACCTCGCCGACGGCAAGCTCGCCGGCTACGACATCCCCGCCGAGTCCAAGATCCTGGTGAACGCGTGGTTCCTCGCCAACGACCCCAAGCGGTGGGTGCGCCCCGACGAGTTTAGGCCGGAGAGGTtcctggaggaggagaaggccgtGGAGGCGCACGGCAACGACTTCCGCTTCGTGCCCTTCGGCGTCGGCCGCCGCAGCTGCCCCGGGATCATCCTCGCGCTGCCCATCATCGGGATCACGCTCGGCCGCCTCGTCCAGAGCTTCGacctgctgccgccgcccgggATGGACAAGGTGGACACCACCGAGAAGCCCGGCCAGTTCAGCAACCAGATCCTCAAGCACGCCACCGTCGTCTGCAAGCCCATCGACGCCtag